Proteins from a single region of Phyllopteryx taeniolatus isolate TA_2022b chromosome 10, UOR_Ptae_1.2, whole genome shotgun sequence:
- the elp1 gene encoding elongator complex protein 1 isoform X1: MRNLKLLKSLQSSELQGPGSPQCLSLRVDAGTVLVASQYSIAEFNPQTGQVVSEGSLTAEGYLPADGSGCVVGLQDLAELESACLATAGGDVVVFDLDTGRLECVGSVATGLTAMSWSPDEELVIFTTGEETIIMMTKSFEPITEFAIHQDDFGEGKFITVGWGKKETQFHGSEGKEAAQRKAQNVKPAAEWDDRRPRVTWRGDGQVFAVSGVCPWTGARKVRVWNREGVLQATSEPVDGLEQALCWKPSGSLMASTQRHPNKHSVVFMEKNGLLHGDFTLPLRKDQAKVKELLWNNDSKVLGVWLEDLTAGEDGRIDTCVQLWTVANFHWYLKQSLDFGTDPSQAPVCVCWDPERPLRLHLVTRGRTYLAYDWGWTTERSQWTGALDDADVAVIDGDKILVTSFRHSTVPPPMCSFELQLSSPVNQVTFLCQPQRTNQLAAFTANGNIAVYGQDSGGEPEKVANGFRTVTRPLVLQKTFSVAFHQQAPLSLRHLLWLQGDLFMAVGSGLLPTSSALMVLCPGQDADTLSVRCRLEVDGVVISLVRRCSTQSLALQLEDGRIRKLLWGQPATFTLGRLLCAPDPKKSWTMARRNLLDASYSYCDYCAELSLEEWRDSSGCLVNFPVPCPQMALCSVDGQECALGLTDRARLFAADVELASNVSSFAVCDDFLVVTTHSHTCRCLRLSALGLKGLQAALARDGGQNDETLRRVERGSRVVTVVSQDMRVVLQMPRGNLETVHHRALVLAQLRQWLDSLRFREAFECMRKLRIDLNLIYDHNPKVFLENTRTFLAQLDSINSINLFLTELREEDTSSSMYPRPEGRPQLRRQAHISGRKKVDVVCDALRGTMEAADPNKFCLSILTAHVKKTTPELEIALQKVHKLRANPPEGDGGVNAEEALKYLLFLVNVNDLYEHSLGTYDFDLVLMVAEKSQKDPKEYLPFLNTLKSLEINYQRYTIDKHLKRYGKALIHLSKSGEEHFPEALQLVKEQKLYSQALRLYPPDGAHYKALSRAYAKHLLDRQQAEQAGLLLWRCGELDGALEAFAAAASWRNAVCVAQQIQMSDDKLALLARDLAGKLSEQRRYTEAAVLLDQYAKDYEEAILVLISGAAWEEALRLIHTHDRADITETDLKPALFEAASAQTFLVEMQAAAFSRHRTRLAVVRQRKEDKARMNVPEDDGPDCADAELYSEASGVTSASEYSHSNSRVSSRSSKNRRKAERKKLSLKEGSPTEERALTYALGEIVTSVDKMRGEPSYARGTVDTFCRFTLLGSGCLFALFAAEEVRALLEALVLFRSDERAEELQLVFQEALRAMEEAVPEVWPQGARGGRAPLMGPSSTANSITASLQQPPPASQQDVEISTPPTMRSAVKWKLDLFETNSPFVFV, encoded by the exons GTGGTAAGCGAGGGCTCACTGACTGCAGAAGGCTACCTCCCGGCAGACGGCAGCGGCTGCGTGGTTGGGCTGCAGGACCTGGCGGAGCTCGAGTCGGCGTGTTTGGCCACGGCCGGCGGCGATGTCGTCGTCTTTGACCTCGACACCGGCCGG TTGGAGTGCGTCGGCAGTGTAGCCACCGGGCTGACCGCCATGAGCTGGAGCCCTGATGAAGAGCTCGTTATTTTCACCACCG GTGAGGAAACCATCATCATGATGACCAAAAGCTTCGAGCCCATCACAGAGTTTGCGATTCATCAGGATGACTTTGGTGAAG GGAAGTTCATCACAGTGGGCTGGGGCAAGAAGGAGACGCAGTTCCACGGCTCAGAGGGCAAAGAGGCCGCACAGAGGAAGGCTCAG AACGTCAAGCCGGCGGCAGAGTGGGACGACCGCCGGCCCCGGGTGACGTGGCGAGGGGACGGACAGGTCTTTGCCGTCAGTGGCGTTTGCCCGTGGACGGGGGCCCGCAAGGTGCGGGTGTGGAACAGGGAGGGCGTCCTGCAGGCCACCAGCGAGCCCGTCGATGGCCTGGAGCAGGCGCTGTGCTGGAA ACCTTCCGGTAGCCTGATGGCGAGCACGCAACGCCATCCCAACAAGCACAGCGTTGTCTTCATGGAGAAGAACGGCCTGCTGCACGGAGACTTCACCCTGCCCCTCAGAAAAGACCAGGCCAAG GTGAAGGAGCTTCTGTGGAACAACGACTCCAAGGTCCTCGGCGTCTGGTTGGAGGATTTAACGGCGGGCGAAGACGGACGCATCGACACTTGCG tGCAGCTGTGGACGGTGGCAAACTTCCACTGGTACCTGAAGCAGAGCCTGGATTTTGGCACAGACCCAAGTCAAGCTCCGGTGTGCGTTTGCTGGGACCCCGAACGGCCCCTGCGGCTGCACCTGGTCACCCGCGGCCGGACCTACCTGGCCTACGACTGGGGCTGGACGACAGAAAGGAGCCAGTGGACTGGCGCCTTGGACGACGCCGACGTGGCCGTGATTGACGGAG ACAAGATCCTGGTGACCTCCTTCAGGCATAGCACTGTTCCTCCACCCATGTGTTCCTTTGAACTCCAGCTCAGCTCACCTGTCAATCAGGTGACCTTCCTCTGCCAACCTCAGCGGACCAATCAGCTGGCAGCATTCACCGCTAATGGAAACATAGCCGTCTACGGCCAAG ATTCTGGAGGAGAACCTGAGAAAGTAGCAAATGGATTCAGAACTGTGACTCGTCCCCTGGTCCTCCAGAAAACCTTCAG TGTCGCCTTCCACCAGCAGGCGCCGCTGTCTCTGCGACATCTGCTGTGGCTCCAGGGCGATCTTTTCATGGCCGTCGGCTCAGGTCTGCTGCCCACCTCCTCCGCCCTGATGGTGCTGTGTCCCGGCCAGGACGCCGACACGCTCTCCGTCAG ATGTCGTCTGGAAGTGGACGGCGTCGTGATCAGCTTGGTCCGCCGCTGTAGCACGCAGTCGTTGGCTCTACAGCTGGAGGACGGACGCATCAGGAAACTGCTCTGGGGTCAGCCGGCAACATTCACACTAGGCCGACTATTATGTGCTCCAGATCCGAAGAAGAGTTGGACCATGGCACGGCGCAATTTGTTAGACGCGTCATACAGTTACTGTGATT ATTGTGCCGAGCTGTCTCTGGAGGAGTGGCGTGACTCCAGCGGGTGCCTCGTCAACTTCCCCGTGCCGTGCCCTCAGATGGCCCTCTGCAGTGTGGATGGCcag GAGTGTGCGCTGGGCCTGACGGACAGAGCTCGCCTGTTCGCCGCGGACGTGGAG CTCGCCTCCAACGTGTCGTCCTTCGCCGTGTGCGACGACTTCCTGGTTGTCACCACGCACTCGCACACGTGCCGCTGCCTTCGACTGAGCGCGCTCGGCCTTAAAG GGCTGCAGGCAGCCTTGGCCCGGGACGGCGGGCAGAACGACGAGACCCTGCGGCGAGTGGAGCGGGGGTCCCGCGTGGTCACGGTGGTGTCGCAAGACATGCGAGTGGTGCTACAG ATGCCGCGTGGGAATTTGGAGACGGTCCACCATCGAGCTCTGGTGCTGGCTCAGCTCAGGCAGTGGCTGGACAG TTTGAGGTTCAGGGAAGCTTTCGAGTGTATGAGGAAGCTGCGCATCGACCTCAACCTCATTTACGACCACAACCCAAAG GTGTTCCTGGAGAACACGCGCACGTTTCTGGCGCAGCTCGACTCCATCAACAGCATCAACCTGTTCCTCACAGAGCTCAG GGAGGAGGACACCAGCAGCAGCATGTACCCTCGGCCCGAAGGACGCCCGCAGCTCCGGCGGCAGGCGCACATCTCCGGACGCAAGAAGGTGGACGTGGTATGCGACGCTCTTCGCGGCACCATGGAGGCCGCAGATCCCAACAA GTTCTGTCTGTCCATACTGACGGCGCACGTGAAGAAGACAACTCCCGAGCTGGAGATCGCCCTGCAGAAAGTCCACAAGCTTCGGG CGAATCCTCCTGAAGGGGACGGCGGCGTGAACGCCGAGGAGGCGCTGAAgtacctcctcttcctcgtcaaCGTCAACGATTTGTACGAGCACTCGTTGGGGACGTACGACTTCGACCTGGTGCTCATGGTGGCGGAGAAATCGCAAAAG GACCCCAAAGAGTACCTCCCCTTCCTGAACACGCTGAAAAGCTTGGAAATCAACTACCAGCGTTACACCATCGACAAACACCTGAAACGTTACGGCAAGGCGCTGATACACCTCAGCAAGTCTG GAGAGGAGCATTTCCCTGAAGCCTTGCAGCTGGTGAAGGAGCAGAAACTGTACAGCCAAGCGCTCCGTCTTTACCCGCCCGACGGCGCTCACTACAAG GCGCTGAGCCGCGCCTACGCCAAGCACCTGCTGGATCGGCAGCAGGCGGAGCAGGCCGGCCTGCTGCTGTGGCGATGCGGCGAACTGGACGGCGCCCTGGAGGccttcgccgccgccgccagctGGAGGAACGCCGTCTGCGTGGCGCAGCAGATCCAGATGTCCGACGACAAGCTCGCCCTGCTGGCCCGAGACTTGGCAG GGAAGCTGAGCGAACAGCGACGCTACACGGAAGCCGCCGTGCTGCTGGACCAGTACGCCAAA GACTACGAGGAGGCCATCTTGGTGCTGATCTCCGGCGCGGCCTGGGAGGAGGCGCTACGActg ATTCACACGCACGACAGAGCAGACATCACGGAGACGGACCTGAAACCCGCCCTGTTTGAAG CGGCCAGCGCGCAGACGTTCCTGGTGGAGATGCAGGCGGCCGCCTTCTCGCGCCACCGCACGCGTCTGGCGGTCGTGCGTCAGCGGAAGGAGGACAAGGCCCGGATGAACGTGCCGG AAGACGACGGCCCGGACTGCGCAGACGCCGAGCTTTACTCCGAGGCGAGCGGCGTCACGAGCGCATCCGAGTACTCTCACAGCAACTCGCGTGTCTCCTC GAGGTCTTCAAAGAACCGCCGCAAGGCCGAGAGGAAGAAGCTGAGCCTGAAGGAAGGAAGTCCCACGGAGGAGCGAGCGCTCACGTACGCCCTCGGAGAGATCGTCACCTCCGTGGACAAGATGAGAGGTGAACCTTCCTACGCTCGAGGCACCGTCGACACGTTTTGCCGATTCACGTTACTGGGGTCGGGTTGCCTGTTTGCTCTGTTTGCCGCAGAGGAGGTTCGGGCGCTGCTCGAGGCTCTCGTGCTGTTCCGCTCGGACGAGCGAGCCGAGGAGCTGCAGCTCGTCTTCCAGGAAGCTCTGCGCGCCATGGAGGAGGCCGTCCCGGAAGTGTGGCCTCAGGGCGCGCGCGGCGGCCGCGCGCCG CTGATGGGACCGAGCTCCACGGCGAACAGCATCACGGCGTCCTTGCAGCAGCCGCCGCCCGCGTCACAACAAG ATGTTGAGATTTCAACTCCACCTACGATGAGAAGCGCCGTCAAGTGGAAGCTGGACCTTTTTGAAACTAATTccccttttgtgtttgtttga
- the elp1 gene encoding elongator complex protein 1 isoform X2, with the protein MRNLKLLKSLQSSELQGPGSPQCLSLRVDAGTVLVASQYSIAEFNPQTGQVVSEGSLTAEGYLPADGSGCVVGLQDLAELESACLATAGGDVVVFDLDTGRLECVGSVATGLTAMSWSPDEELVIFTTGEETIIMMTKSFEPITEFAIHQDDFGEGKFITVGWGKKETQFHGSEGKEAAQRKAQNVKPAAEWDDRRPRVTWRGDGQVFAVSGVCPWTGARKVRVWNREGVLQATSEPVDGLEQALCWKPSGSLMASTQRHPNKHSVVFMEKNGLLHGDFTLPLRKDQAKVKELLWNNDSKVLGVWLEDLTAGEDGRIDTCVQLWTVANFHWYLKQSLDFGTDPSQAPVCVCWDPERPLRLHLVTRGRTYLAYDWGWTTERSQWTGALDDADVAVIDGDKILVTSFRHSTVPPPMCSFELQLSSPVNQVTFLCQPQRTNQLAAFTANGNIAVYGQDSGGEPEKVANGFRTVTRPLVLQKTFSVAFHQQAPLSLRHLLWLQGDLFMAVGSGLLPTSSALMVLCPGQDADTLSVRCRLEVDGVVISLVRRCSTQSLALQLEDGRIRKLLWGQPATFTLGRLLCAPDPKKSWTMARRNLLDASYSYCDYCAELSLEEWRDSSGCLVNFPVPCPQMALCSVDGQECALGLTDRARLFAADVELASNVSSFAVCDDFLVVTTHSHTCRCLRLSALGLKGLQAALARDGGQNDETLRRVERGSRVVTVVSQDMRVVLQMPRGNLETVHHRALVLAQLRQWLDSLRFREAFECMRKLRIDLNLIYDHNPKVFLENTRTFLAQLDSINSINLFLTELREEDTSSSMYPRPEGRPQLRRQAHISGRKKVDVVCDALRGTMEAADPNKFCLSILTAHVKKTTPELEIALQKVHKLRANPPEGDGGVNAEEALKYLLFLVNVNDLYEHSLGTYDFDLVLMVAEKSQKDPKEYLPFLNTLKSLEINYQRYTIDKHLKRYGKALIHLSKSGEEHFPEALQLVKEQKLYSQALRLYPPDGAHYKALSRAYAKHLLDRQQAEQAGLLLWRCGELDGALEAFAAAASWRNAVCVAQQIQMSDDKLALLARDLAGKLSEQRRYTEAAVLLDQYAKDYEEAILVLISGAAWEEALRLIHTHDRADITETDLKPALFEAASAQTFLVEMQAAAFSRHRTRLAVVRQRKEDKARMNVPEDDGPDCADAELYSEASGVTSASEYSHSNSRVSSRSSKNRRKAERKKLSLKEGSPTEERALTYALGEIVTSVDKMREEVRALLEALVLFRSDERAEELQLVFQEALRAMEEAVPEVWPQGARGGRAPLMGPSSTANSITASLQQPPPASQQDVEISTPPTMRSAVKWKLDLFETNSPFVFV; encoded by the exons GTGGTAAGCGAGGGCTCACTGACTGCAGAAGGCTACCTCCCGGCAGACGGCAGCGGCTGCGTGGTTGGGCTGCAGGACCTGGCGGAGCTCGAGTCGGCGTGTTTGGCCACGGCCGGCGGCGATGTCGTCGTCTTTGACCTCGACACCGGCCGG TTGGAGTGCGTCGGCAGTGTAGCCACCGGGCTGACCGCCATGAGCTGGAGCCCTGATGAAGAGCTCGTTATTTTCACCACCG GTGAGGAAACCATCATCATGATGACCAAAAGCTTCGAGCCCATCACAGAGTTTGCGATTCATCAGGATGACTTTGGTGAAG GGAAGTTCATCACAGTGGGCTGGGGCAAGAAGGAGACGCAGTTCCACGGCTCAGAGGGCAAAGAGGCCGCACAGAGGAAGGCTCAG AACGTCAAGCCGGCGGCAGAGTGGGACGACCGCCGGCCCCGGGTGACGTGGCGAGGGGACGGACAGGTCTTTGCCGTCAGTGGCGTTTGCCCGTGGACGGGGGCCCGCAAGGTGCGGGTGTGGAACAGGGAGGGCGTCCTGCAGGCCACCAGCGAGCCCGTCGATGGCCTGGAGCAGGCGCTGTGCTGGAA ACCTTCCGGTAGCCTGATGGCGAGCACGCAACGCCATCCCAACAAGCACAGCGTTGTCTTCATGGAGAAGAACGGCCTGCTGCACGGAGACTTCACCCTGCCCCTCAGAAAAGACCAGGCCAAG GTGAAGGAGCTTCTGTGGAACAACGACTCCAAGGTCCTCGGCGTCTGGTTGGAGGATTTAACGGCGGGCGAAGACGGACGCATCGACACTTGCG tGCAGCTGTGGACGGTGGCAAACTTCCACTGGTACCTGAAGCAGAGCCTGGATTTTGGCACAGACCCAAGTCAAGCTCCGGTGTGCGTTTGCTGGGACCCCGAACGGCCCCTGCGGCTGCACCTGGTCACCCGCGGCCGGACCTACCTGGCCTACGACTGGGGCTGGACGACAGAAAGGAGCCAGTGGACTGGCGCCTTGGACGACGCCGACGTGGCCGTGATTGACGGAG ACAAGATCCTGGTGACCTCCTTCAGGCATAGCACTGTTCCTCCACCCATGTGTTCCTTTGAACTCCAGCTCAGCTCACCTGTCAATCAGGTGACCTTCCTCTGCCAACCTCAGCGGACCAATCAGCTGGCAGCATTCACCGCTAATGGAAACATAGCCGTCTACGGCCAAG ATTCTGGAGGAGAACCTGAGAAAGTAGCAAATGGATTCAGAACTGTGACTCGTCCCCTGGTCCTCCAGAAAACCTTCAG TGTCGCCTTCCACCAGCAGGCGCCGCTGTCTCTGCGACATCTGCTGTGGCTCCAGGGCGATCTTTTCATGGCCGTCGGCTCAGGTCTGCTGCCCACCTCCTCCGCCCTGATGGTGCTGTGTCCCGGCCAGGACGCCGACACGCTCTCCGTCAG ATGTCGTCTGGAAGTGGACGGCGTCGTGATCAGCTTGGTCCGCCGCTGTAGCACGCAGTCGTTGGCTCTACAGCTGGAGGACGGACGCATCAGGAAACTGCTCTGGGGTCAGCCGGCAACATTCACACTAGGCCGACTATTATGTGCTCCAGATCCGAAGAAGAGTTGGACCATGGCACGGCGCAATTTGTTAGACGCGTCATACAGTTACTGTGATT ATTGTGCCGAGCTGTCTCTGGAGGAGTGGCGTGACTCCAGCGGGTGCCTCGTCAACTTCCCCGTGCCGTGCCCTCAGATGGCCCTCTGCAGTGTGGATGGCcag GAGTGTGCGCTGGGCCTGACGGACAGAGCTCGCCTGTTCGCCGCGGACGTGGAG CTCGCCTCCAACGTGTCGTCCTTCGCCGTGTGCGACGACTTCCTGGTTGTCACCACGCACTCGCACACGTGCCGCTGCCTTCGACTGAGCGCGCTCGGCCTTAAAG GGCTGCAGGCAGCCTTGGCCCGGGACGGCGGGCAGAACGACGAGACCCTGCGGCGAGTGGAGCGGGGGTCCCGCGTGGTCACGGTGGTGTCGCAAGACATGCGAGTGGTGCTACAG ATGCCGCGTGGGAATTTGGAGACGGTCCACCATCGAGCTCTGGTGCTGGCTCAGCTCAGGCAGTGGCTGGACAG TTTGAGGTTCAGGGAAGCTTTCGAGTGTATGAGGAAGCTGCGCATCGACCTCAACCTCATTTACGACCACAACCCAAAG GTGTTCCTGGAGAACACGCGCACGTTTCTGGCGCAGCTCGACTCCATCAACAGCATCAACCTGTTCCTCACAGAGCTCAG GGAGGAGGACACCAGCAGCAGCATGTACCCTCGGCCCGAAGGACGCCCGCAGCTCCGGCGGCAGGCGCACATCTCCGGACGCAAGAAGGTGGACGTGGTATGCGACGCTCTTCGCGGCACCATGGAGGCCGCAGATCCCAACAA GTTCTGTCTGTCCATACTGACGGCGCACGTGAAGAAGACAACTCCCGAGCTGGAGATCGCCCTGCAGAAAGTCCACAAGCTTCGGG CGAATCCTCCTGAAGGGGACGGCGGCGTGAACGCCGAGGAGGCGCTGAAgtacctcctcttcctcgtcaaCGTCAACGATTTGTACGAGCACTCGTTGGGGACGTACGACTTCGACCTGGTGCTCATGGTGGCGGAGAAATCGCAAAAG GACCCCAAAGAGTACCTCCCCTTCCTGAACACGCTGAAAAGCTTGGAAATCAACTACCAGCGTTACACCATCGACAAACACCTGAAACGTTACGGCAAGGCGCTGATACACCTCAGCAAGTCTG GAGAGGAGCATTTCCCTGAAGCCTTGCAGCTGGTGAAGGAGCAGAAACTGTACAGCCAAGCGCTCCGTCTTTACCCGCCCGACGGCGCTCACTACAAG GCGCTGAGCCGCGCCTACGCCAAGCACCTGCTGGATCGGCAGCAGGCGGAGCAGGCCGGCCTGCTGCTGTGGCGATGCGGCGAACTGGACGGCGCCCTGGAGGccttcgccgccgccgccagctGGAGGAACGCCGTCTGCGTGGCGCAGCAGATCCAGATGTCCGACGACAAGCTCGCCCTGCTGGCCCGAGACTTGGCAG GGAAGCTGAGCGAACAGCGACGCTACACGGAAGCCGCCGTGCTGCTGGACCAGTACGCCAAA GACTACGAGGAGGCCATCTTGGTGCTGATCTCCGGCGCGGCCTGGGAGGAGGCGCTACGActg ATTCACACGCACGACAGAGCAGACATCACGGAGACGGACCTGAAACCCGCCCTGTTTGAAG CGGCCAGCGCGCAGACGTTCCTGGTGGAGATGCAGGCGGCCGCCTTCTCGCGCCACCGCACGCGTCTGGCGGTCGTGCGTCAGCGGAAGGAGGACAAGGCCCGGATGAACGTGCCGG AAGACGACGGCCCGGACTGCGCAGACGCCGAGCTTTACTCCGAGGCGAGCGGCGTCACGAGCGCATCCGAGTACTCTCACAGCAACTCGCGTGTCTCCTC GAGGTCTTCAAAGAACCGCCGCAAGGCCGAGAGGAAGAAGCTGAGCCTGAAGGAAGGAAGTCCCACGGAGGAGCGAGCGCTCACGTACGCCCTCGGAGAGATCGTCACCTCCGTGGACAAGATGAGAG AGGAGGTTCGGGCGCTGCTCGAGGCTCTCGTGCTGTTCCGCTCGGACGAGCGAGCCGAGGAGCTGCAGCTCGTCTTCCAGGAAGCTCTGCGCGCCATGGAGGAGGCCGTCCCGGAAGTGTGGCCTCAGGGCGCGCGCGGCGGCCGCGCGCCG CTGATGGGACCGAGCTCCACGGCGAACAGCATCACGGCGTCCTTGCAGCAGCCGCCGCCCGCGTCACAACAAG ATGTTGAGATTTCAACTCCACCTACGATGAGAAGCGCCGTCAAGTGGAAGCTGGACCTTTTTGAAACTAATTccccttttgtgtttgtttga